From Carettochelys insculpta isolate YL-2023 chromosome 8, ASM3395843v1, whole genome shotgun sequence, a single genomic window includes:
- the CD28 gene encoding T-cell-specific surface glycoprotein CD28, giving the protein MIFWIFAALSFTQAAEVTENKILVEQHPLIVTYNRSVNLACKYAYNGTGNEFRASLNKGADRAVEVCYISWNGSSHKNHSNANFNCLVTVDSNEKQVNFSLWNLNTEQTDIYFCKIEVMFPPPYIYNDKSNGTVINVREIPHRPPELQHERPFWALVVTLGVLAFYSVLITAAFVICWWKNKRNRILMSDYMNMTPRHPPAPKNKHYQPYAPTRIHTEYRSWEP; this is encoded by the exons ATGATATTCTGGATATTTGCTGCTCTCAGCTTCACTCAAGCCGCTGAAGTAACAG AAAACAAGATACTAGTGGAACAGCATCCTCTGATTGTAACATATAATAGAAGTGTTAATTTGGCCTGCAAGTATGCTTATAATGGAACTGGGAATGAATTCAGAGCATCACTGAATAAAGGAGCAGACAGAGCAGTTGAAGTCTGCTACATTTCCTGGAATGGATCCTCTCATAAAAATCATTCGAATGCAAACTTCAACTGCCTGGTCACAGTTGACAGCAATGAAAAGCAAGTGAATTTCAGTCTTTGGAACCTGAATACCGAACAAACCGATATATACTTCTGCAAAATTGAGGTCATGTTTCCACCTCCTTACATCTACAATGACAAGAGCAATGGGACCGTCATTAATGTGAGAG AGATACCACACCGACCACCAGAATTACAACATGAAAGGCCTTTTTGGGCTCTGGTGGTGACTCTTGGAGTTCTGGCTTTCTACAGTGTGCTAATAACTGCAGCCTTTGTTATCTGCTGG TGGAAAAACAAAAGGAACAGAATCCTGATGAGTGACTACATGAACATGACTCCACGccatcctcctgccccaaagaacAAGCATTACCAACCCTACGCACCAACGCGGATACACACTGAATACCGCTCTTGGGAACCATGA